A single region of the Cyclopterus lumpus isolate fCycLum1 chromosome 16, fCycLum1.pri, whole genome shotgun sequence genome encodes:
- the LOC117745441 gene encoding complement C1r-A subcomponent-like yields MGWTFFIILFLYVSVCECRRLPDPEPLMHGAVQSPQYPQPYSPNLQEQWDLSVPEGYQIQITFTHLDIEASTGCYYDALTLLYDAKILGKFCGQENSADGHHPGSQPIPSPGNRLTLIFQTDDNNPERHQNVGFSAQYQATDVDECSAPEPRDGSGPLCSQICLNTVGSYLCACHHGYELRPDQRSCVLSCGGGIFDELEGHLFSPGYPSPPPYAVSCQYIISVEPGFTVTLNFTDIFHIESTDTVQGPNCPHHWLQMTIPDREPIKLCGGKSPGQIVTNSNTVRLDYHTDDEGLSQGWSLDYSTHRVKCPFPGNMANGRVTPILTEYFYRDYIFVRCDQGYKLMMDGQEIEAFSTMCQSDEKWHLTLPKCHIIDCREPEPLLNGGVTFLSGFQNQYRSVVQYHCNEPFYTLLGGINVVFTCEADRKWRPNNDIIVSPTCIPVCGQPTKLIYAYQRIIGGSETPDYAIPWQVLLSRNGQRGGGMVIGDRWIMTAAHVVVVMGNPVSKETIRIYMGLTDVNIRLGSPVLASSVHVHPEYNNSNSVNFNHDIALIKMQDSVTFSSSIMPICLPAAGATYINGMMGLVSGFGITEIDDRRILTNKMNYVHLPVVTQETCSNSITLLKRTRNGVPSLTENMFCAGVPEGGKDSCQGDSGGPYSLREDGRFWAAGIVSWGIDCGKQGTYGVYTRVANYIDWINKTMQEN; encoded by the exons ATGGGGTGGACTTTCTTTATCATCTT GTTtctgtatgtgtcagtgtgtgagtgccGGCGGCTTCCTGATCCAGAGCCTCTAATGCATGGGGCGGTCCAGTCCCCCCAGTATCCCCAGCCTTACTCTCCCAACTTGCAGGAGCAGTGGGACCTCAGTGTGCCCGAGGGCTACCAGATCCAAATCACCTTCACACACCTGGATATTGAAGCTTCTACAGGCTGCTATTACGACGCCCTCACA CTTCTCTATGATGCAAAGATCCTGGGAAAGTTTTGTGGCCAGGAGAACTCGGCTGATGGGCATCACCCGGGCAGCCAGCCTATCCCGTCTCCAGGCAACAGACTAACCCTGATATTCCAAACGGATGACAACAACCCAGAGCGCCATCAAAATGTGGGCTTTTCTGCACAGTACCAGGCAACAG ACGTAGATGAGTGTTCTGCACCAGAGCCTCGAGATGGCTCGGGTCCTCTCTGCTCTCAGATCTGCCTCAACACTGTTGGCTCATACCTCTGCGCCTGTCACCACGGCTACGAGCTTCGGCCAGACCAgcgcagctgtgtgt TATCCTGCGGAGGAGGTATATTTGATGAGCTAGAGGGACATCTGTTCAGTCCAGGATACCCGAGCCCCCCACCTTATGCTGTGTCCTGTCAGTACATTATTTCTGTAGAACCTGGCTTCACTGTCACTCTTAACTTCACTGACATCTTCCACATTGAGAGCACGGACACTGTGCAAGGCCCAAACTGTCCCCATCATTGGTTGCAG ATGACCATCCCAGACAGAGAGCCCATCAAGTTGTGTGGTGGAAAGAGTCCAGGTCAGATAGTCACCAACTCCAACACTGTCAGACTGGACTACCACACTGATGATGAAGGCCTGAGCCAAGGCTGGAGCCTGGACTACAGCACACACA GAGTAAAGTGTCCATTTCCCGGTAATATGGCTAATGGCAGGGTCACTCCTATCTTGACTGAATATTTCTACAGAGACTACATCTTTGTGCGCTGTGACCAAGGTTACAAGCTGATGATG GACGGTCAGGAGATCGAGGCTTTCTCTACCATGTGCCAGAGCGACGAAAAGTGGCACCTCACTCTGCCAAAATGCCACA TAATTGATTGTAGAGAACCTGAACCTCTGCTGAATGGAGGGGTGACCTTCCTGTCTGGCTTTCAGAATCAGTACCGTTCTGTTGTCCAGTATCACTGTAATGAACCGTTTTACACTCTCCTTGGGGGTATAAATG TTGTCTTCACCTGTGAGGCAGACAGAAAGTGGAGACCTAACAACGATATCATTGTCAGTCCAACATGCATACCAG TTTGTGGCCAGCCCACAAAACTCATCTATGCCTACCAAAGGATCATTGGAGGCAGTGAAACTCCAGACTATGCCATCCCCTGGCAAGTGCTACTGAGTAGAAatggacaaagaggaggaggcatgGTGATCGGAGACCGTTGGATAATGACAGCTGCTCATGTTGTGGTAGTAATGGGAAATCCAGTTTCAAAAGAGACCATACGG ATTTACATGGGACTTACTGACGTTAACATCAGGTTGGGCTCTCCTGTGTTGGCTTCCTCGGTCCACGTTCACCCTGAATACAATAACTCCAACTCCGTAAACTTCAACCATGACATTGCCTTGATCAAAATGCAAGACTCGGTCACATTCAGCTCATCCATTATGCCAATATGTTTGCCAGCAGCGGGCGCCACATACATCAATGGCATGATGGG ACTGGTGTCAGGTTTTGGAATAACAGAAATTGACGATAGACGGATTTTGACAAATAAGATGAATTATGTGCACCTCCCTGTGGTGACGCAGGAGACATGCAGTAATTCAATCACTTTGTTGAAGAGGACAAGAAACGGTGTGCCAAGTCTGACTGAGAACATGTTttgtgctggagtccctgaagGGGGGAAGGACTCCTGCCAAGGTGACAGTGGAGGACCCTACTCCCTGAGAGAAGACGGACGGTTCTGGGCTGCTGGGATCGTCAGCTGGGGGATTGACTGCGGAAAGCAGGGAACATATGGAGTCTATACCAGAGTCGCCAACTACATAGACTGGATCAATAAAACGATGCAGGAGAACTGA
- the tapbpl gene encoding tapasin-related protein, which produces MMVIVAIVFGYLLTCVCADRVADVVLSCTLVDEGVRLGGVGGGTLLTRTPATLVLRDVPVASDESLETLTSFVLPSIPDPDAILLEVKVSSPEIPNAHVLLHADCNEQEVMCEISRYSPGGSQETSGSAYFMVSLNVEGVEFSTALILQTSMLEKDQSTIMQNKLGLPLSQSGTLLTEVIFLVFSHVKSMSAPLRGDVILNCGFKQQEIPLAQEVAVEWRLQHRGKGWKVLEMMTRLDEAEGSTVVNAERRGSSMDASQVVGEGDASVTLTKLKVLDEGTYICTVSIGIFHAQQVIQLQVVQPPHVSLSEEKLVLKTKSPQTLSCHCANYYPLEAHMQWLSLAPTDTEPTVLPDQGSLSSHRQHGDGTYSLSSHLSVPPTVSPGTEITCRVSHPALDGPLSVSLVVERPQPGSYWWVLGFMVVTLLFFYQVMR; this is translated from the exons ATGATGGTGATTGTAGCGATTGTGTTTGGATACTTGCTGACGTGCGTTTGTG CTGACAGGGTTGCAGATGTGGTACTTTCCTGCACCCTGGTGGACGAGGGAGTCAGACTTGGTGGCGTGGGAGGTGGCACACTCTTAACACGGACCCCGGCCACTCTTGTCCTAAGAGACGTTCCAGTGGCTTCTGACGAATCACTTGAAACACTCACTTCGTTTGTCCTGCCTTCAATCCCTGACCCAGATGCCATCCTGTTAGAAGTTAAAG TGTCATCGCCTGAGATCCCCAACGCACATGTGTTGCTCCATGCGGACTGCAATGAGCAGGAGGTGATGTGCGAAATAAGCCGCTACTCTCCTGGTGGATCCCAGGAAACTTCCGGATCGGCTTATTTTATGGTGTCTCTTAATGTGGAGGGAGTTGAGTTCAGCACTGCGTTGATTCTGCAGACTTCAATGTTGGAGAAGGACCAGTCGACCATCATGCAAAACAAACTGGGTCTGCCTCTTAGCCAGTCGGGAACCCTTCTGACTGAGG TGATATTCCTGGTCTTTTCCCACGTGAAGTCTATGTCGGCCCCTCTGAGAGGCGACGTTATCCTCAACTGTGGCTTCAAGCAGCAGGAGATACCTTTAGCACAGGAAGTGGCCGTTGAATGGCGACTGCAACACAGGGGAAAAGGGTGGAAAGTGCTTGAAATGATGACGAGGCTGGATGAGGCCGAAGGGAGCACAGTGG TGAATGCAGAAAGAAGGGGATCAAGCATGGATGCCTCCCAGGTGGTTGGAGAGGGTGACGCCTCTGTGACTCTGACCAAGCTGAAGGTTTTGGACGAGGGCACCTACATCTGTACTGTCAGTATTGGCATTTTTCACGCTCAGCAGGTCATTCAACTCCAGGTTGTTC AACCACCTCATGTTTCACTCTCAGAGGAGAAATTGGTTTTGAAGACAAAGTCCCCCCAGACGCTGAGCTGCCACTGCGCCAATTACTATCCACTAGAAGCTCAT ATGCAGTGGTTATCCCTCGCACCTACAGACACAGAGCCCACAGTGCTTCCAGATCAGGGCTCTCTGTCCAGCCATCGACAGCATGGTGACGGGACGTATTCCCTGTCATCTCATCTCTCTGTGCCCCCCACCGTCTCCCCTGGGACTGAAATTACCTGCAGGGTGTCTCACCCAGCCCTGGACGGCCCTCTCTCCGTCAGTCTGGTGGTAGAAAGACCACAACCAG GTTCCTATTGGTGGGTTCTGGGTTTCATGGTCGTCACTTTGCTTTTCTTCTACCAGGTCATGAGATAA